AGTATAGTTTTTCATCTTTAatgtgttatttttatttttcattttttttgctgGCAGGTAATCTGGTGACGGACTTCATGGAACTGCACTTGGGAGCAGTTCTGTTGTGGGTCCTGGTGTTGGACTGCTGTGGTTGGGCTGAGTCTGGTATCCTCTACCGGGTCCAGGAGGAGCAGCCCCCCAGCACGCTGATTGGCAGCCTGGCATCAGACCAGGGCCTGCCAGACTCTGGTCACTTGTACAAGCTGGAGGTGGGCTCTCCGTACCTGCGAGTGGATGGGAAGACAGGGGACATCTTCACCACAGAGATCCCCATAGACAGGGAGACACTGAGGGACTGCCGCAGTATTGTCAGGGGCAAGCCCTGCTTCCTGGAGTTTGAAGTGTCCGTCACAGACCTAATCCACAACCAGAGCCCCAGGCTCATTGAGGGCCGCATCGAGGTCCAGGACATCAACGACAACACGCCGCAGTTTCCCTCCCCCGTGCTCACCATCTCTGTCCCAGAAAACACCCACTTGGGAGCTCTGTTCTCCATTCCCCTGGCCACAGACAGGGACTCGGAGAGGAACGGGGTGGCCGACTACGCCCTCACCGCTGGGCCAGACGCGGTGACGCTCTTCGGACTGCAGGTGGCGGAAGACAGGGGGGAGAAGCTGCCCCAGCTCATCGTCCTGGGCAGTCTGGACCGGGAGCTCAAGGACTCGTACGACCTGACAATCAAAGCTGTGGACGGAGGTAACCCCCAGCGCTATAGCAGTGCCTTGCTGAGAGTGGTGGTTGCTGATGCTAACGACAATGCTCCGAAGTTTGAGAAGGCCACGTACGAGGCAGAGGTTTCAGAAAACAGCCCTGTGGGACACTCTGTTTTGCAGGTAAAACATTATTTTAATATTGCAGAGTGATCAAGGTGTTGTGTACGCTACCGTATAGATTGGATACAACTTTGACTGTGAGAAGACTAAGTGTTTTATATCCACAACTCATTAGGGCCCAACATGCGGTGCTGGGTTTCTAGGTTTTTACCATGATGAAATGCCTGAATGAAGTTACTGAATTTGCAATTTCACAGTGTAGTCTTATTGAACTGCTGCCAGAAGCAGCAAAGCGTAGCCAATTTATTGAACGTTTTTTGAACAATTAGCCCACTCAATAAAGTTTCTTCCCGAGCGGGTATTTTGGTTGACAGTTTCTAAGTCAAATAAACCCTCagtgtacatttattttcattACACATGTGTCTCTCTGAAGCTAGGATGGTGTGTTTTCATATCATTGCAAGATATGTATATAATATGCACATTTAGACTGCCTTGCTTATCGCCCTCTTGCTGTAAACCTAAACCCCTTACCCATACCTCCATATGCTAACATAATCCCTGAATTCTTACCCTGATTCCAACCTCTAACCTAATCCCTTGTCTCTGATTGCAGGTGAAAGCCAATGACTCTGACATGGGCCCCAATGGAGAGATAGAATACACACTACACCAGGCATTAGACCCAGTGCCAAAACTCCTGCGAATTGATCGCTCCACTGGCATCATCTATGTCAAAGGGCCCTTGGATCGGGAAGAAATCAGCGATTTGACATTCTACGTAGTGGCCAGGGACAAAGGTCCCCAACCCAAAAGCTCCAAGACCTTTGTGACAATCCAGGTGACTGACCAGAACGACAATTCCCCTGCTGTGGAGATCCGTGGGATCGGCCTGGTGACCCACAGTGACGGGGTGGCCAACATATCAGAGGACATGCCAGTGGGCACGGCGGTGGCCCTTGTCCAGGTGTCTGACAGGGATGAGGGGGAGAATGCAGTGGTCACCTGTGTGGTGGCGGGGGACGTGCCGTTCCAGCTGCGCCCGGCTAGTGACTCGTCCACTAACAAGAGGAAGTATTTTCTGCAGACTACAACCCCCTTGGACTATGAGAGGGTCAGGGAATACCGTGTGGAGATTGTGGCTGTTGACTCTGGCAACCCAGCTCTTTCTAGTACTAACTCATTGAAGGTGCAGGTGACTGATGTTAATGACAACTCCCCAGTGTTTTCCCCAAACCTGTTTGAGGTTGCCTTTGCAGAGGAGAACCAGCCAGGGGACAAGGTTGTGGACGTGGTTGCCACGGACGCTGATAGCGGAACTAACGCCGAGCTGGTCTACAGCATCGTAGCAGACACATCTACCAGGGGCCTGTTTGAGATTGACCCCGATTCAGGGGAGGTGAGGGCACGGAGCTCACTGGACAGAGAGCATAAAGAACGCTATGAGTTCCGGGTCACTGCGTCTGATAAAGGTTCTCCCAGTCACAGAGGAACAGCCACGGTCGTGGTCAAGGTGCTGGACCGCAATGACAACGACCCCAAGTTCATGCTAAGTGGCTACAGCTTCTCTGTTCTTGAGAACATGCCCCCACTCAGCGCCGTTGGCATGGTGACTGTGCTGGACATGGACCAGGGAGAGAACGCCAGAGTGCAGCTCTCTGTGGAGCCAGACGGAGGGAAGTTTGTGATTCAGAATGGAACAGGAACCATCCTGTCCAGCATCTCCTTTGACCGGGAGAAGGAGAGCAGCTACACCTTCCGTCTGAAGGCCGTAGACGGGGGAGAGCCTCCCAGGTCCTCCTATGTAGGCGTTACCATCAATGTCCTGGATGAAAACGACAATGATCCTGTGGTCACCAAGCCCTCCAACTCCTCCTTCAGACTCCTGTCCCCTCTAGCTGCCCCAGAAAGCCGTGTGGAGCTAGTGGAGGCTGAAGACCTGGACACTGGCCCCAATGCAGA
Above is a window of Oncorhynchus tshawytscha isolate Ot180627B linkage group LG30, Otsh_v2.0, whole genome shotgun sequence DNA encoding:
- the LOC112250293 gene encoding protocadherin-1-like, encoding MELHLGAVLLWVLVLDCCGWAESGILYRVQEEQPPSTLIGSLASDQGLPDSGHLYKLEVGSPYLRVDGKTGDIFTTEIPIDRETLRDCRSIVRGKPCFLEFEVSVTDLIHNQSPRLIEGRIEVQDINDNTPQFPSPVLTISVPENTHLGALFSIPLATDRDSERNGVADYALTAGPDAVTLFGLQVAEDRGEKLPQLIVLGSLDRELKDSYDLTIKAVDGGNPQRYSSALLRVVVADANDNAPKFEKATYEAEVSENSPVGHSVLQVKANDSDMGPNGEIEYTLHQALDPVPKLLRIDRSTGIIYVKGPLDREEISDLTFYVVARDKGPQPKSSKTFVTIQVTDQNDNSPAVEIRGIGLVTHSDGVANISEDMPVGTAVALVQVSDRDEGENAVVTCVVAGDVPFQLRPASDSSTNKRKYFLQTTTPLDYERVREYRVEIVAVDSGNPALSSTNSLKVQVTDVNDNSPVFSPNLFEVAFAEENQPGDKVVDVVATDADSGTNAELVYSIVADTSTRGLFEIDPDSGEVRARSSLDREHKERYEFRVTASDKGSPSHRGTATVVVKVLDRNDNDPKFMLSGYSFSVLENMPPLSAVGMVTVLDMDQGENARVQLSVEPDGGKFVIQNGTGTILSSISFDREKESSYTFRLKAVDGGEPPRSSYVGVTINVLDENDNDPVVTKPSNSSFRLLSPLAAPESRVELVEAEDLDTGPNAELVFSITGGNPYDLFSISSTTGEITLVKELTRKHGGLHRLVVRVSDAGKPARHATAMVHIYVNETIANVSLVEALVGHSLYTPLETDIAGDPDYGLAAQRSNIVYGSLAGVAGVVMVIVVVVFIRHRIQRETKSGYQAGKKETKDLYAPKQGPKNGKGKRGRKGKPSKSPKPLGEEEEVSLQKSLKFNLDGVNDSPRIHLPLTYPPGSPDLGRHYRSNSPLPSIQLQAQSPSASQKHQAVQDLPATNTFVGTGGDDNSTGSDQYSDYSYKASQPKYNSKQLPHRRVTFSTANPVQDLQDASQHSYYDSGLEESETPSSKSSSGPRIGPLTLPEDHYERTTPDGSIGEMEHPENDIRSIPDVAMTGNCTQECSELGHSDACWMPGQPSPVRKTRNPPKLSTFVPYQERGSLGRLANGSARLGGEEHRAHLPPSRSAYSNSGHAPSQDFPLEEVPLSVATEFPSTSPPSHTPKREIYL